In one window of Methanoregula sp. DNA:
- a CDS encoding ScpA family protein — translation MAEPDGSGLTPDPEQAPSTPSQVPPAGVVKDIPLDEGKKPDPGLANGLAETSGEAPLSIEPENGGALEDPIEILVGLAERGEIDPWNINIIEVTDRFLSELERRRELNLKLSGRTLFYAATLLRMKSEQLLILASPEEEAGEDDGDSGEDYDLFPEGEIEYTGRLGIIERLEHEIQRRLDRKHMRQSPITLFELITELKNIEKEERRRRRMAADPTEAFLIDADDVVSIAHDEGYQASSSTVLEECLSLLEIDGEMTLVELCGKLGWGMPEVYIPLLFLAHEGRCSLRQEEFFGDIWVQLCRVEGEEPISGSGAE, via the coding sequence GCAGGTGTCGTGAAAGATATTCCTTTGGACGAGGGGAAAAAACCGGACCCCGGTTTGGCAAACGGGCTTGCCGAAACCTCAGGAGAAGCCCCGCTGTCAATTGAACCGGAGAATGGCGGGGCGCTCGAAGATCCGATCGAGATCCTGGTCGGGCTTGCCGAGCGGGGGGAGATCGATCCGTGGAATATCAATATCATCGAAGTGACCGACCGCTTCCTTTCCGAGCTGGAGCGGCGGCGTGAGCTTAACCTCAAGCTTTCGGGGCGCACCCTTTTTTATGCCGCTACGCTCCTGCGCATGAAGTCGGAGCAGCTTTTGATCCTTGCATCACCGGAAGAAGAAGCGGGTGAGGACGATGGCGACTCGGGCGAAGATTATGATCTGTTTCCCGAGGGGGAGATCGAATATACCGGCCGGCTGGGGATTATCGAGCGGCTCGAACACGAGATCCAGCGCCGGCTGGATCGCAAGCATATGCGGCAGAGCCCGATCACCCTCTTCGAGTTGATCACCGAGCTCAAGAACATCGAGAAGGAAGAGAGGCGGCGCCGGCGGATGGCTGCGGATCCCACCGAGGCGTTCCTGATCGATGCGGATGATGTGGTCAGTATTGCCCACGATGAAGGCTACCAGGCATCCTCATCGACCGTACTGGAGGAGTGCCTTTCCCTCCTTGAGATTGACGGCGAGATGACGCTTGTCGAGCTCTGCGGGAAACTGGGGTGGGGCATGCCGGAAGTGTATATTCCGCTCTTGTTCCTGGCGCATGAGGGGCGGTGTTCCCTCCGGCAGGAAGAGTTTTTCGGGGATATCTGGGTGCAGCTCTGCCGGGTCGAGGGGGAAGAACCCATTTCCGGGTCCGGCGCTGAATAA